From the genome of Miscanthus floridulus cultivar M001 chromosome 10, ASM1932011v1, whole genome shotgun sequence, one region includes:
- the LOC136489682 gene encoding vegetative cell wall protein gp1-like codes for MGRRPKIPPTPENPIFSLAPARPLGPDARRRHSAATALPRIPGPPAPPPARPPTPPPPARPSAARQHRPPVQLAHTRAAATLDPPRIPDPPTPPARPRTRRPHAKLAHTRATSTPCIPRPRAPPSPAAWLPGARWRRQRGPPPPSARAATAGARGRPPLHVPAPHAPMLPWSCRRLGRRRRKQQ; via the coding sequence ATGGGCCGCCGGCCCAAAATCCCCCCCACACCCGAGAACCCTATCTTCTCCCttgcgcccgcccgcccgctcgGTCCCGACGCCCGTCGCCGCCACAGCGCCGCCACCGCTCTGCCGCGCATCCCCGgcccgccagcgccgccgcccgcccgcccgcccacgccgcCCCCGCCCGCTCGCCCCAGCGCCGCCCGGCAGCACCGCCCGCCCGTGCAGCTTGCACACACACGCGCCGCCGCCACCCTCGATCCGCCGCGCATCCCCGACCCGCcaacgccgcccgcccgcccacgcACGCGCCGCCCACACGCGAAACTCGCACACACGCGCGCCACCTCCACCCCCTGCATCCCCCGCCCCCGAGCACCCCCCAGCCCGGCCGCGTGGCTCCCAGGCGCGCGCTGGCGCCGTCAGCgcggcccgccgccgccgtccgcgcgtGCTGCCACCGCCGGCGCGCGCGGCCGTCCTCCCCTGCACGTGCCGGCCCCACACGCCCCCATGCTCCCCTGGTCTTGCCGCCGgcttggaagaaggaggaggaagcagcagtaa